In the genome of Amia ocellicauda isolate fAmiCal2 chromosome 3, fAmiCal2.hap1, whole genome shotgun sequence, one region contains:
- the LOC136731226 gene encoding receptor-type tyrosine-protein phosphatase V: protein MRGGAQRPITPQNFRQHYQSLAAKDNAGFRRELEELRGVGKELTSRAGELDANRDKNRYSNVVPYDHCRVRLSLQPTRLHSDYINASYIPGCSSDKEFICAQGPMPNTTVDFWRMVWEQDVRIIVMLTACTENGKVLCEQYWPSERVTVTYGSVQVTNLLQHHQQHCLISSMRLRHSPSPEERNLTHFFYTEWPDCGVPRDPADLTDFTEIVRVHLNRTPRYGPTAVHCSAGVGRTGCFLALLQLLQRLRLCRAEACLDVQSVVCRLRRHRHRLMVQTLEQYIFIHHCLLHTLSDSKQAATQHRMGIVQQGRAPEPPRWREGHPLPPPPHRSNMRPRPPSTHRDRDTQGDDTRERLTERNRERGGGREREM, encoded by the exons ATGAG GGGAGGAGCACAGAGGCCCATCACACCGCAGAACTTCAGACAGCACTATCAGTCACTCGCTGCCAAGGACAATGCTGGATTCCGAAGGGAGCTTGAG GAGCTGCGGGGCGTGGGGAAGGAGCTGACCTCCAGAGCAGGCGAGCTGGACGCCAACAGGGACAAGAACCGATACTCCAACGTTGTCCCCT ATGACCACTGCAGGGTCCGGCTCAGCCTGCAGCCGACACGGCTGCACTCTGACTACATCAACGCCAGCTACATCCCT GGCTGCAGCTCGGACAAGGAGTTCATCTGTGCCCAGGGCCCGATGCCCAACACCACAGTCGACTTCTGGCGCATGGTGTGGGAGCAGGATGTCCggatcattgtcatgctgaccGCCTGCACGGAGAACGGCAAG GTGCTGTGTGAGCAGTACTGGCCCTCTGAGAGAGTGACGGTCACCTATGGGTCAGTTCAGGTCACCAACCTGCTGCAGCACCACCAGCAGCACTGCCTCATCAGCAGCATGCGCCTGCGGCAC AGCCCCAGCCCTGAGGAGAGGAATCTGACTCACTTCTTCTACACGGAGTGGCCTGACTGCGGGGTCCCCCGTGACCCCGCTGACCTCACTGACTTCACTGAGATCGTGCGGGTGCACCTCAACCGCACCCCCCGCTACGGGCCCACCGCCGTACATTgcag TGCTGGTGTGGGGAGGACCGGCTGCTTCCTGGCTCTGCTCCAGCTGTTGCAGCGGCTCCGGCTGTGCAGGGCGGAGGCGTGCCTGGATGTGCAGAGCGTGGTGTGTAGACTGCGGAGACACCGGCACCGGCTCATGGTGCAGACACTG gaGCAGTACATCTTCATCCACCATTGTCTACTGCACACGCTGAGTGACAGCAAACAGGCCGCCACGCAGCACAGAATGGG GATTGTGCAGCAGGGCCGCGCTCCAGAGCCCCCCCGATGGAGAGAGGGACATCCACTGCCGCCCCCACCCCACAGGAGCAACATGCGCCCGCGCCCCCCCAGTacccacagagacagagacacacagggggATGACacgagagagagactgacagagagaaacagagagagagggggagggagagaaagagaaatgtgA
- the qrich1 gene encoding transcriptional regulator QRICH1: MNNSLENTISFEEYVRLKARSVPQHRMKEFLESLASKGPEALQEFQQSATTMVYQQGANCIYTDSTEVAGSLLELACPVQVQVQQSPQQQQVTAAQLSPQLAAAVHQASEQQIQVQVQIQGQQQGQGAVQVLQAPSPTQQQQQQQQQQQQQQQQQQQQQQQQQQQQQQQQQQLSSSQLQAVAAAAQLAVQHGEISEEQLQQHQQIQAQLVAAVAASGQQIQIQTVGALSPQQQQQGGQQGGQQGSPRDGERRGSTGGVLQPAKKRKVDMPITVSYAIPGQPVATVLAIPQGQQQSYLSLRPDLLTVDSAHLYSATGTITAPTGETWTIPVYSAQTRSDLPQQNITHIAIPQEAYGAVHVASAPAGLKLEDDKDKMGGKGVVTSSSASVVATSAGGTPVSAATHEEVVQTLANTLFPAQFMNGNIHIPVAVQAVTGAYPGATQSVHIWDPQQQPQQQQAGPPPGSTAQEQQQLQTVQVTEVDTQPQAPPDLLLPSSLKPEEGLEVWRGWAQGKNAALEKDTHTKLAPIGRRQPLRFQEDLVSCAVAELNFGLCLMTREARSLEGEPFEADVLYYIFLCIQKYLFENSRVDDIFSDPYYSRFSQWLHEGLKDWQPRVHPLGYIIPSHVTEEMLWECKQLGAHSPATLLTTLMFFNTKYFLLKTVEQHSKVAFSKVLRHTKKNPSNPKDKSTSIRYLKGIGLHHVGQKVTDDMYAEQAENPENPLRCPIKLYDFYLFKCPQSVKGRNDTFYLTPEPVVAPNSPIWYSTQPITREQLEHMLTRILMVREIQEALAMASGSLH; this comes from the exons ATGAACAACTCTCTGGAGAACACGATCTCGTTCGAGGAGTACGTGCGGCTCAAGGCGCGCAGCGTGCCCCAGCACCGCATGAAGGAGTTCCTGGAGTCGCTGGCCAGCAAGGGACCCGAGGCCCTGCAGGAGTTCCAGCAGAGTGCCACCACCATGGTGTACCAGCAGGGTGCCAACTGCATCTACACCGACAGCACCGAGGTGGCCGGGTCGCTGCTGGAGCTGGCCTGTCCG gtgcaggtgcaggtgcagcagtccccccagcagcagcaggtgaCGGCAGCCCAGCTCTCCCCCCAGCTGGCAGCCGCGGTGCATCAGGCCTCAGAGCAGCAGATACAAGTGCAG GTACAGATCCAGGGCCAGCAGCAGGGACAGGGGGCTGTGCAGGTGCTGCAGGCCCCCAGCcccacacagcagcagcagcagcagcagcagcagcagcagcagcagcagcagcaacagcagcagcagcaacagcagcagcagcaacagcagcagcaacaacaacagcagctctCCAGCTCGCAGCTCCAGGCAGTGGCTGCAGCTGCGCAGTTAGCTGTGCAGCATGGGGAGATTTCTGAGgagcagctgcagcagcacCAGCAG ATCCAGGCCCAGCTGGTGGCGGCGGTGGCGGCCAGCGGTCAGCAGATCCAGATCCAGACGGTGGGGGCGCTGTctccccagcagcagcagcaggggggCCAGCAGGGCGGGCAGCAGGGCTCTCCGCGGGACGGGGAGCGGCGGGGCAGCACGGGCGGGGTCCTGCAGCCGGCCAAGAAGCGCAAGGTGGACATGCCCATCACGGTGTCCTACGCCATCCCCGGGCAGCCCGTGGCCACTGTGCTGGCCATCCCCCAGGGGCAGCAACAGAGCTACCTTTCGCTGCGGCCGGACCTGCTGACCGTGGACAGCGCGCACCTGTACAGTGCCACCGGCACCATCACCGCGCCCACCGGCGAGACCTGGACCATCCCAGTGTACTCGGCGCAGACGCGCAGCGACCTGCCGCAGCAGAACATCACCCACATCGCCATCCCGCAGGAGGCCTACGGTGCCGTGCATGTGGCCAGCGCCCCCGCCGGTCTCAAGCTGGAGGACGACAAGGACAAGATGGGGGGCAAGGGCGTGGTcacctcctcctccgcctccgtGGTGGCCACCTCCGCCGGCGGCACCCCGGTCTCGGCCGCCACCCACGAGGAGGTAGTGCAGACGCTCGCCAACACGCTGTTCCCGGCACAGTTCATGAACGGCAACATCCACATTCCCGTGGCCGTGCAGGCCGTGACCGGGGCCTACCCCGGCGCCACGCAGTCTGTCCACATCTGGGACCCCCAGCAGCagccacagcagcagcaggccgGCCCCCCCCCTGGCTCCACCGcgcaggagcagcagcagctgcag acaGTGCAGGTGACCGAGGTGGACACCCAGCCCCAGGCCCCCCCCGACCTGCTGCTGCCCAGCTCTCTGAAGCCGGAGGAGGGTCTGGAGGTGTGGCGCGGCTGGGCTCAGGGCAAGAACGCCGCGCTGGAGAAGGACACGCACACCAAGCTGGCCCCCATTGGCC GCCGGCAGCCCCTGCGGTTCCAGGAGGACCTGGTGTCGTGTGCTGTGGCAGAGCTGAACTTCGGCCTGTGTCTGATGACACGGGAGGCACGCTCTCTTGAGGGGGAGCCCTTCGAGGCCGATGTGCTCTACTACATCTTCCTCTGCATACAGAAG tACCTGTTTGAGAACAGCCGCGTGGACGACATCTTCTCGGACCCCTACTACAGCCGCTTCTCTCAGTGGCTCCACGAGGGGCTGAAGGACTGGCAGCCCAGGGTCCACCCACTGG gCTATATTATCCCCAGTCACGTGACAGAGGAGATGCTGTGGGAGTGTAAGCAGCTGGGCGCCCACTCCCCCGCCACCCTCCTCACCACACTCATGTTCTTCAACACAAA GTACTTCTTGCTGAAGACGGTGGAGCAGCACAGCAAGGTGGCGTTCTCTAAGGTTCTGCGGCACACCAAGAAGAACCCGTCCAACCCCAAGGACAAGAGCACCAGCATTCGCTACCTGAAGGGCATCGGGCTGCACCACGTCGGACAGAAAG TGACGGACGATATGTACGCGGAGCAGGCGGAGAACCCAGAGAACCCCCTGCGCTGCCCCATCAAACTCTACGACTTCTACCTCTTCAAATG cCCACAGAGTGTGAAGGGCCGCAACGACACCTTCTACCTGACCCCGGAACCCGTGGTGGCCCCCAACAGCCCCATCTGGTACTCCACCCAGCCAATCACACGCGAGCAGCTGGAGCACATGCTCACTCGCATCCTCATGGTCCGGGAGATCCAGGAGGCCCTTGCCATGGCATCGGGAAGCCTGCACTAG